One genomic window of Arachis stenosperma cultivar V10309 chromosome 10, arast.V10309.gnm1.PFL2, whole genome shotgun sequence includes the following:
- the LOC130957927 gene encoding uncharacterized protein LOC130957927, which translates to MATKILSPVAMITVLALLCLVTMVLADGKSSTPYLRLSSDNASERQNMCPNAASSSSPPASCPVKCFRTDPVCGVDGVTYWCGCAEAECAGAKVEKMGFCEVGNGVSTPLSGQALLLVHIVWLIVLAFSMQDVH; encoded by the exons ATGGCCACAAAGATTCTTTCTCCAGTTGCAATGATCACTGTTCTTGCCCTCCTCTGCCTCGTCACAATGGTCTTAGCCGACGGAAAATCCTCCACGCCATATCTCCGGTTATCTTCGGATAACGCCAGCGAACGACAGAACATGTGCCCCAACGCAGCATCATCATCGTCGCCGCCGGCATCGTGCCCCGTGAAATGCTTCCGTACGGACCCGGTTTGCGGCGTGGACGGCGTGACGTACTGGTGTGGGTGTGCGGAGGCGGAGTGCGCCGGCGCTAAGGTTGAGAAAATGGGATTCTGTGAAGTTGGGAATGGGGTATCGACTCCTCTATCTGGTCAAGCACTTCTTCTTGTGCATATCGTGTGGCTCATTGTGTTGGCTTTCTCG atgcaggacgtgcaTTGA